The Gemmata palustris genome includes a region encoding these proteins:
- a CDS encoding protein adenylyltransferase SelO, with the protein MITPTVTIAEHEAAGWRFDNTYARLLETLFSPAEPAEVRGPQVAILNHALAHELGLDFRALSAEGAAAVFAGQDLPPGSQPIAQAYAGHQYGGFTVLGDGRAILLGEHRTPSGQRVDIQFKGSGRTRFSRGGDGRAALGPMLREYVISEAMAGLGVPTTRSLAVVTTGEAVHRTGTRKGAVLTRVAASHIRVGTFEYAARRDPEALRALTDYTIARHYPELADAPQKYLSFLRVVSDRQAALVARWQLMGFVHGVMNTDNVAISGETIDYGPCAFMNAYDPATVFSSIDSGGRYAYGNQPNIVHWNLARFAETLLALIDSDPERSVAAATEVLNEFPGRFGAYWLAGMRKKLGLTTERDGDLELIQSLLEWMLKARADFTNTFRDLSAGGPPAGETYRDADFRAWYARWQERLGPTKAPAYELMRSANPVTIPRNHRVEEALSAAEERGDLAPLHRLLEAVVSPYLERADLVEYREPPADERGYRTYCGT; encoded by the coding sequence ATGATCACTCCGACGGTAACGATTGCGGAACACGAGGCGGCCGGGTGGCGGTTCGATAACACCTACGCACGGCTCCTGGAGACCCTGTTCAGCCCGGCCGAGCCGGCCGAGGTGCGGGGACCGCAGGTCGCCATTCTGAACCACGCCCTGGCTCACGAACTCGGTCTTGATTTCCGCGCGCTCTCGGCGGAGGGCGCCGCGGCCGTGTTCGCGGGTCAGGACCTGCCGCCCGGCTCCCAACCCATCGCGCAGGCCTACGCGGGCCACCAGTACGGCGGGTTCACCGTGCTCGGCGACGGCCGCGCCATCCTGCTCGGGGAGCACCGCACGCCGTCGGGGCAACGGGTCGACATCCAGTTCAAGGGGTCGGGGCGGACGCGGTTCTCGCGCGGCGGTGACGGCCGGGCGGCGCTGGGGCCGATGCTCCGCGAGTACGTCATCAGTGAGGCGATGGCCGGGCTGGGTGTTCCCACCACGCGCAGCCTTGCGGTCGTCACCACGGGCGAGGCGGTGCACCGGACGGGGACCCGGAAGGGGGCGGTCCTGACCCGCGTGGCCGCCAGCCACATCCGGGTCGGTACCTTCGAGTACGCGGCGCGGCGCGACCCGGAGGCCCTGCGGGCGCTGACCGACTACACGATCGCCCGGCACTACCCCGAACTCGCTGATGCGCCACAGAAGTACCTGTCTTTCCTCCGCGTGGTCTCCGACCGCCAGGCCGCCCTCGTGGCGCGGTGGCAACTCATGGGCTTCGTCCACGGGGTGATGAACACGGACAACGTGGCCATCTCCGGGGAGACGATCGACTACGGGCCGTGCGCGTTCATGAACGCCTACGATCCCGCCACCGTGTTCAGTTCGATCGACAGCGGCGGGAGGTACGCCTACGGCAACCAGCCGAACATCGTGCACTGGAACCTGGCCCGGTTCGCCGAGACGCTGCTGGCGCTCATCGACTCCGACCCGGAGAGGTCGGTCGCGGCAGCCACGGAGGTGCTGAACGAGTTTCCGGGGCGGTTCGGGGCGTACTGGCTCGCCGGAATGCGGAAGAAACTGGGACTGACGACCGAACGGGACGGCGACTTGGAACTGATCCAATCGCTGCTGGAGTGGATGCTGAAGGCCCGGGCCGACTTCACCAACACGTTCCGGGACCTGTCGGCGGGCGGCCCGCCGGCCGGCGAAACGTACCGGGACGCGGACTTCCGGGCGTGGTACGCCCGCTGGCAAGAGCGGCTCGGGCCGACGAAGGCCCCGGCGTATGAGCTAATGCGGAGCGCCAACCCGGTCACCATCCCGCGGAACCATCGCGTCGAGGAGGCGCTGTCCGCCGCCGAGGAGCGGGGCGACCTGGCGCCACTGCACCGGTTGCTGGAGGCGGTGGTATCGCCGTATCTGGAGCGGGCGGATCTGGTGGAATACCGTGAGCCGCCTGCCGACGAGCGCGGCTATCGGACATACTGCGGGACGTAA
- a CDS encoding class I SAM-dependent methyltransferase yields MRRLWDRLSRSHRIADIGGGTGVIGMYLATANPGCEVTIYDHFPAQLVLGRRWAEAQSLRHVRCTEATYEQLADQKGPANHDLVLFLRGMDMRLPSPNAGTVSLEIPNGIGPGAPVTEPCRFATGLRMAPYVNRYASSRPL; encoded by the coding sequence TTGCGGCGCCTCTGGGACCGCCTCTCTCGATCCCACCGGATCGCGGATATCGGTGGCGGCACCGGCGTGATCGGCATGTACCTTGCCACCGCGAATCCCGGCTGTGAGGTGACCATCTACGATCATTTTCCTGCCCAACTTGTGCTCGGGCGCCGGTGGGCGGAAGCGCAGAGTCTGCGCCACGTCCGTTGCACGGAGGCGACCTACGAACAGCTCGCGGACCAGAAGGGACCGGCGAATCACGACTTGGTTCTCTTCCTGCGCGGCATGGACATGAGGCTCCCATCGCCGAACGCGGGTACCGTCTCGCTCGAAATACCCAACGGAATCGGGCCGGGGGCACCGGTCACCGAGCCCTGCCGATTCGCTACTGGGCTCAGAATGGCGCCTTACGTGAACCGTTACGCGTCGTCACGCCCTCTATAA
- a CDS encoding family 16 glycoside hydrolase, which yields MKSITAVVVVALAAMCLLGADDKPKHNTLTDTEKADGWILLFDGKETEGWKVEGEAKVVDGVLVVGGDKPAKLKTTDTFGKLELRFEYRTEGKKGDVPSTMVRVFLLPTENDKRGAWNELTLTAEGKTIRSENKEPDGKQKLEITLGEEPGDVPVEFEVDAGSKLYLRNVKLKKR from the coding sequence GTGAAGTCTATCACTGCGGTGGTCGTTGTGGCGCTGGCCGCGATGTGCCTTCTCGGGGCGGACGACAAGCCCAAGCACAACACGCTCACCGATACAGAGAAGGCCGACGGTTGGATATTGCTCTTCGACGGCAAGGAAACCGAGGGCTGGAAGGTCGAGGGGGAGGCGAAAGTCGTAGACGGTGTGTTAGTCGTCGGCGGGGACAAGCCGGCAAAACTCAAGACGACCGACACGTTCGGCAAACTCGAACTCCGGTTCGAGTACCGCACGGAGGGGAAGAAGGGCGACGTCCCCAGCACCATGGTCCGGGTGTTTTTGTTGCCGACGGAGAACGACAAGAGGGGCGCCTGGAATGAACTCACCCTGACGGCCGAGGGCAAGACCATCCGGAGCGAGAATAAGGAACCGGATGGCAAACAGAAACTGGAGATCACTCTCGGTGAAGAACCGGGCGACGTGCCGGTCGAGTTCGAGGTGGATGCCGGATCCAAGCTGTACCTGCGCAACGTCAAGCTCAAGAAGCGTTGA
- a CDS encoding PQQ-binding-like beta-propeller repeat protein: MRSRLLLAAAFFTATGSTGRADDWPQWMGPNRDAVWKETGILDTFPAGGPKELWRIAIGGGYAGPAVAAGKVYVADKKLKDGAKDPANAFDTSKTESSERLLCLDARTGKEIWKYEYDCPYTISYREGPRCTPTVSDGKVYFLGAMGDFACLDAEKGTVTWKKNFPKDYEARVQIWGFAGHPLVYKNLVIALVGGKDVVAVAFDKDTGKEVWKALSAKDAGYCPPTLIDAGGVKQLVIWHAEAINGLNPETGAVYWKFPIKPNSQMSIMAPRLAGDYLYAGGNGGAQVVLKMAKDKPDATIAWQQDAVGMGKRAGPLGMAPINMTPFVEDGVIYGVDQPGMFRAFKAETGERLWWTFKPVLGKDEEEDFKGAGTGTAFLVKNGDRFFVFADNGALIIAKLTPKGYEEVSRAELKLELTQRAFGRKVVWCHPAFAEKCLFVRNDKEIVCYSLAK; encoded by the coding sequence ATGCGTTCGCGATTGCTTTTGGCCGCGGCCTTCTTCACGGCCACGGGTTCCACCGGGCGGGCCGACGACTGGCCGCAATGGATGGGTCCGAATCGCGACGCCGTGTGGAAGGAAACCGGCATCCTCGACACGTTCCCGGCCGGTGGGCCAAAGGAACTCTGGCGGATCGCGATCGGCGGCGGCTATGCCGGCCCGGCCGTGGCCGCGGGCAAAGTGTACGTTGCCGACAAGAAATTGAAGGACGGGGCGAAAGACCCGGCCAACGCATTCGACACCAGCAAGACCGAAAGTTCCGAACGCCTCCTCTGCCTCGACGCCAGGACCGGCAAGGAGATCTGGAAGTACGAGTACGACTGCCCGTACACGATCAGCTACCGTGAAGGCCCCCGCTGCACGCCGACCGTCAGCGACGGGAAGGTGTACTTCCTCGGGGCGATGGGCGACTTCGCCTGCCTGGACGCCGAGAAGGGGACCGTGACCTGGAAGAAGAACTTCCCGAAAGACTACGAGGCCCGGGTGCAGATCTGGGGGTTCGCCGGGCACCCGCTCGTCTACAAGAACCTGGTCATCGCGCTCGTCGGCGGGAAGGACGTGGTCGCCGTGGCGTTCGATAAGGACACCGGTAAGGAGGTCTGGAAGGCCCTCTCCGCGAAGGACGCCGGGTACTGCCCTCCGACGCTGATCGACGCGGGCGGCGTCAAGCAACTGGTGATCTGGCACGCCGAGGCGATCAACGGCCTCAACCCGGAAACCGGTGCGGTGTACTGGAAGTTCCCGATCAAGCCGAACTCGCAGATGTCCATCATGGCCCCGCGGCTCGCCGGGGATTACCTCTACGCCGGCGGCAACGGCGGAGCGCAGGTGGTGCTCAAGATGGCGAAGGACAAGCCTGACGCCACGATCGCGTGGCAGCAGGACGCGGTCGGGATGGGCAAGCGAGCCGGCCCCCTCGGTATGGCCCCGATCAACATGACCCCGTTCGTCGAGGACGGCGTTATCTACGGCGTCGACCAGCCGGGCATGTTCCGCGCCTTCAAGGCCGAAACGGGCGAACGGCTCTGGTGGACCTTCAAGCCGGTCCTTGGCAAGGACGAAGAGGAGGACTTCAAGGGCGCGGGGACGGGAACCGCGTTCCTCGTGAAAAATGGCGACCGGTTCTTCGTGTTCGCCGACAACGGCGCCCTGATCATCGCCAAGTTGACCCCGAAGGGGTACGAGGAAGTGAGCCGGGCCGAGTTGAAGCTCGAACTCACGCAGAGGGCGTTCGGCCGGAAGGTGGTCTGGTGCCACCCGGCGTTCGCGGAGAAGTGCCTCTTCGTGCGGAACGACAAGGAGATCGTCTGCTACTCCCTCGCGAAGTAA
- a CDS encoding GyrI-like domain-containing protein: MDYVVRVEQLSSHPLAVVRRRAAGHELSKVVPDACGVVWSALRAQQVAGAGRHVAIYLDDQINLEVGVELDAPFAGYGEVVGSVTPGGLVATTTHYGSYGRLNEAHDAIHLWCGSNGHRLTGPRWEVYGHWQDEWNNDPTKIHTDIFHLLVADERAG; this comes from the coding sequence ATGGATTACGTCGTGCGCGTCGAACAACTCAGCAGCCACCCGCTTGCCGTCGTGCGCCGTCGGGCGGCTGGCCACGAACTCTCCAAAGTCGTTCCGGACGCTTGTGGAGTCGTGTGGAGCGCCCTCCGCGCGCAACAGGTCGCGGGCGCTGGCCGGCATGTCGCGATCTACCTCGACGATCAGATCAACCTGGAAGTCGGTGTCGAACTGGACGCTCCGTTTGCCGGGTACGGGGAAGTCGTCGGCTCAGTTACACCAGGCGGCCTCGTTGCGACGACGACCCATTACGGGTCGTACGGACGCCTCAACGAGGCGCACGATGCGATTCATCTCTGGTGCGGGAGCAACGGTCATCGGTTGACTGGTCCGAGATGGGAGGTGTACGGTCACTGGCAAGACGAATGGAACAACGACCCCACCAAGATCCACACTGACATCTTCCATCTGCTTGTAGCGGACGAGCGCGCGGGCTAA
- a CDS encoding IS5 family transposase (programmed frameshift) yields MKRAKSVDQWRISDELWEKLQPLLPDHPNTHRFGGGRPRKPDRVCADAIFFRLRTGCQWKALDATGMCPGSTAHARFQEWVAAGVFLKLWTAGLLEYDQLKGIDWSWLSMDGCMTKAPLGGKKTGRNPTDRGKSGVKRSLLVEGAGVPIGVAVDGANRNDFKMARATIERIAIKRPKPTKKKTQGMCLDKGYDYDEVRELLEEFGFSAHIRARGEEARELKRRAGEKARRWVVERAHSWLNRFRAVLIRWCKKSDNFLATLHFALAVITYRATGLTG; encoded by the exons ATGAAGCGGGCGAAATCGGTGGACCAGTGGCGCATATCCGATGAGCTGTGGGAGAAGCTCCAGCCATTACTGCCGGACCATCCCAACACACACCGGTTCGGTGGTGGTCGGCCTCGTAAGCCGGATCGGGTGTGTGCCGACGCCATCTTCTTCCGGTTGCGGACCGGGTGCCAGTGGAAGGCGCTGGACGCCACGGGCATGTGCCCCGGCTCGACCGCACACGCCCGGTTCCAGGAGTGGGTGGCGGCCGGGGTGTTCCTGAAGCTGTGGACGGCCGGGTTGCTGGAGTACGACCAGTTGAAGGGGATCGATTGGTCCTGGTTGTCGATGGACGGGTGCATGACCAAGGCACCCCTC GGGGGAAAAAAGACGGGCCGGAACCCCACGGATCGTGGCAAATCGGGGGTCAAGCGGAGTCTGCTGGTCGAGGGCGCCGGGGTGCCGATTGGGGTGGCGGTGGACGGGGCCAACCGGAACGACTTCAAGATGGCCCGCGCAACCATCGAGCGCATCGCCATTAAGCGTCCCAAGCCGACCAAGAAGAAGACCCAGGGGATGTGCCTGGACAAGGGGTACGACTACGACGAGGTGCGGGAACTGCTGGAGGAGTTCGGGTTCAGCGCCCACATCCGCGCGCGGGGCGAAGAAGCCCGAGAGTTGAAGCGCCGGGCGGGTGAGAAGGCCCGGCGCTGGGTGGTGGAGCGGGCCCATAGTTGGCTCAACCGGTTCCGCGCCGTGCTGATCCGCTGGTGCAAGAAGTCCGACAACTTCCTCGCTACCTTGCACTTCGCACTCGCGGTTATCACGTACCGAGCTACCGGGTTAACCGGATAG
- a CDS encoding carbonic anhydrase family protein, giving the protein MPYDQQSPINLANPVVTVSAPGALSIHWGTGPLDGIVTKDSHGAKVVFPLDPSRYLSLDGHRFALRSFHFHHPSEHLLNGRQMPLELHIVHQDLSTCALAVLGVFFDLADTGHKKSKAFVEELGKKLAGIEPEAKGKDTIPPIIRVRPSDLLPSEGHAEYFRYEGSLTTEPFTETVSWVVLRHPVRRTQEELSGLVGAFHSEARGIQPLNRRFLLANFDPESAE; this is encoded by the coding sequence GTGCCCTACGACCAGCAGTCCCCCATCAATCTCGCCAACCCGGTGGTAACGGTCTCTGCTCCCGGCGCGCTTTCGATTCATTGGGGGACCGGACCGCTCGACGGTATCGTCACGAAAGACTCGCACGGGGCGAAGGTCGTGTTTCCGCTCGACCCGAGCCGGTATTTGTCGCTGGACGGGCACCGATTCGCACTGCGGTCGTTTCACTTCCATCACCCCAGTGAGCACCTGCTGAACGGGCGCCAGATGCCGTTGGAACTGCACATCGTGCATCAGGACTTGAGCACGTGCGCGCTCGCGGTTCTGGGCGTGTTCTTCGATTTGGCGGACACAGGCCACAAGAAATCCAAGGCGTTCGTTGAGGAACTCGGAAAGAAGCTCGCGGGCATCGAACCCGAAGCGAAGGGCAAAGACACCATTCCGCCAATCATCCGGGTGCGGCCGAGTGATTTGCTGCCTTCGGAGGGGCACGCCGAGTATTTCCGGTACGAAGGGTCGCTCACGACAGAACCGTTTACCGAGACGGTTAGCTGGGTTGTCCTTCGTCACCCCGTGCGACGAACGCAAGAGGAACTCTCGGGGCTGGTCGGAGCTTTTCACTCCGAGGCACGGGGAATTCAGCCGCTGAACCGTCGGTTCTTGCTCGCCAACTTCGACCCGGAGTCCGCGGAATAG
- a CDS encoding DNA polymerase Y family protein, whose protein sequence is MVAHFAHLDADCYYVSAERVRHPELVGKPVGVLGNNGACVIAKSYEMKARGVKTGTPIWDAKELCPDGVYIKRDFYWYEILSRKMLDIVGTFSRQVEYFSIDEFFFRAEPSARTATAIRDHIYETAGLPVTIGVARTRTLAKLFSDTAKPLGAVAVLGRDHERELLAHMPVTEISGIAGRRAARLAPYGIRTCLDLADADGRLVQKLLTKTGYELWLELNGHPVTPIRTERTPHKVLARGGSLMGNVADPTLLWAWTVRHIERLIEELRFHVVRTDALGVQVAWKDGESTGGVCKLSCPSDRFDELLDAARVALRRAYVPHGTATHLHVIAPELRRAKGFQLSLFDIPDPKREAVAAAKAAINARYGRFKVRSGTTLHLPKVYKDPANDFDICDVRGKVCF, encoded by the coding sequence ATGGTCGCGCACTTCGCTCATTTGGACGCGGACTGTTATTACGTCAGCGCCGAGCGCGTTCGGCATCCAGAACTCGTGGGCAAACCGGTCGGAGTACTTGGGAACAACGGGGCGTGCGTCATCGCCAAGAGCTACGAGATGAAGGCCCGGGGCGTGAAAACCGGGACGCCCATCTGGGACGCTAAGGAGCTGTGCCCGGACGGCGTTTACATCAAACGCGATTTCTACTGGTACGAAATCCTGAGCAGGAAGATGTTGGACATAGTCGGAACATTCAGTCGCCAAGTGGAATACTTTAGCATCGACGAGTTCTTCTTCCGGGCCGAGCCCTCGGCACGAACGGCGACCGCCATCCGGGACCACATCTACGAGACCGCGGGCCTCCCGGTGACCATCGGCGTGGCCCGCACGCGCACGCTCGCGAAGTTGTTCAGCGACACGGCCAAGCCGCTCGGGGCCGTCGCCGTACTCGGTCGGGACCACGAGCGCGAACTCCTCGCCCACATGCCCGTGACCGAAATCAGCGGCATCGCCGGACGGAGAGCAGCGCGATTGGCCCCGTATGGCATCCGCACGTGTTTGGACCTGGCCGACGCGGACGGGCGCCTAGTTCAGAAGCTGTTGACCAAGACCGGGTACGAGTTGTGGCTCGAACTCAACGGTCACCCGGTGACGCCCATCCGCACGGAGCGCACCCCGCACAAGGTGCTGGCGCGGGGCGGGTCGCTGATGGGCAACGTGGCCGACCCGACTCTGTTGTGGGCCTGGACCGTGCGGCACATCGAGCGCCTCATCGAAGAGTTGCGGTTCCACGTCGTGCGGACGGATGCGCTGGGCGTCCAGGTCGCGTGGAAGGACGGCGAGTCCACGGGTGGGGTGTGCAAGCTGTCGTGCCCGTCGGACCGGTTCGACGAACTTCTCGATGCGGCCCGCGTCGCCCTGCGGCGCGCGTATGTGCCCCACGGAACTGCAACACACTTGCACGTCATCGCCCCGGAGTTGCGCCGGGCGAAGGGGTTCCAGTTGAGCCTGTTCGACATCCCGGACCCGAAGCGCGAGGCGGTCGCGGCGGCGAAAGCGGCCATCAACGCGCGGTACGGGCGGTTCAAGGTGCGGAGCGGGACCACGCTGCACTTGCCCAAGGTGTACAAGGACCCGGCCAATGATTTCGACATCTGCGACGTGCGCGGGAAGGTGTGCTTCTGA
- a CDS encoding GatB/YqeY domain-containing protein gives MSLHDDLKARVNAAVRGGDTLTRDALRTVLGEAQAEAVRRKTEATDEVVLAVVKKTVAGLKETIPLAKQAGRDTTQQEAELVLLESLLPRAWDQEAIAAALEPHRDELRAAKNDGQAMGVAMKVLKSKGAVTNPDDVKAVVAAARG, from the coding sequence ATGAGTCTGCACGACGACCTCAAGGCCCGCGTGAACGCTGCTGTCAGGGGCGGGGACACTTTGACCCGGGACGCGCTCAGAACGGTGCTCGGGGAGGCACAGGCCGAGGCCGTTCGGCGCAAGACCGAAGCCACCGACGAGGTGGTCCTCGCCGTCGTGAAGAAAACGGTCGCCGGACTGAAGGAAACGATTCCGCTGGCCAAGCAGGCGGGGCGGGACACCACTCAGCAGGAAGCGGAGTTGGTTCTGCTCGAATCACTTCTCCCAAGGGCGTGGGACCAGGAAGCTATCGCTGCCGCGCTTGAACCGCATCGTGACGAGTTGCGTGCCGCCAAAAACGACGGGCAGGCGATGGGGGTGGCGATGAAGGTTCTCAAGTCGAAGGGAGCGGTGACGAACCCGGACGACGTCAAGGCGGTGGTCGCCGCGGCGAGGGGCTAA
- a CDS encoding transposase produces MAMGKRKPQQESLFITTDQLAPSAAHPFYQRLNALLAENGFDDWIQRRCAEFYEREEARGRPSVPPGVYFRMLFVGYFEGLDSQRGIAWRCSDSLSLRVFLGIPLDQATPDHSTLTNTRKRLPEEVFDEVFRFVLGIAEAKKLIAGTTVGVDSTLLGANAAMKSIVRRDTGEDWKQYVTTLMRAAGEIGPDEEPSNEAARRFDKKRKGKKVSNEEWKSSTDADARIARMKDGTTHLAYKAEHVVDLESDLVLAAEIRLATDGDAATMAESLLAAQENLEQCGSAAVIGEVAADKGYHAAPTLETCADFGWRTYIPEPRRQHPIKLSSRSEAQRRAVLNNRSRTSRSKSTRLQRRRSEVVERTFAHVCETGGGRRSHLRGLVNATKRYLLAVAAHNLGRILRTLTGIGKPRSLQGVGGALLRRGWRRWCRGAGWGRDWARGSGHGRIRHAA; encoded by the coding sequence ATGGCGATGGGCAAGCGGAAGCCGCAGCAAGAATCGCTGTTCATCACCACCGACCAACTCGCCCCCTCGGCCGCCCACCCGTTCTACCAACGGCTCAACGCCCTCCTCGCCGAGAACGGGTTCGACGACTGGATCCAGCGCCGCTGCGCCGAGTTCTACGAGCGCGAGGAGGCTCGCGGCCGGCCCAGCGTGCCCCCGGGCGTCTACTTCCGGATGCTGTTCGTCGGGTACTTCGAAGGCCTCGACTCCCAGCGCGGCATCGCCTGGCGTTGCTCGGACAGCCTGTCCCTCCGCGTGTTCCTCGGCATCCCGCTGGACCAGGCCACGCCCGATCACTCCACCCTCACCAACACGCGCAAGCGGCTGCCCGAAGAGGTGTTCGACGAGGTATTTCGGTTCGTGCTGGGCATCGCGGAGGCGAAGAAGCTGATCGCCGGCACCACGGTCGGCGTCGATAGCACGCTGCTCGGAGCCAACGCGGCGATGAAGTCGATCGTCCGCCGCGACACGGGCGAGGACTGGAAGCAGTACGTCACGACGCTGATGCGTGCGGCCGGGGAGATTGGGCCGGACGAGGAACCCTCGAACGAGGCGGCCCGTCGCTTCGACAAGAAGCGGAAGGGTAAGAAGGTGAGCAACGAGGAGTGGAAATCCTCGACCGACGCGGACGCCCGCATCGCGCGCATGAAGGATGGCACGACGCACCTGGCGTACAAGGCCGAGCACGTGGTGGACCTGGAGAGCGACCTCGTGTTGGCCGCGGAGATTCGCCTGGCGACGGATGGGGACGCGGCGACGATGGCGGAGAGCCTCCTCGCGGCGCAGGAGAACCTGGAGCAGTGCGGCAGCGCGGCGGTGATCGGGGAGGTGGCGGCGGACAAGGGGTACCACGCGGCCCCGACGTTGGAGACGTGTGCCGACTTCGGGTGGCGGACGTACATCCCGGAACCCCGGCGGCAGCACCCGATCAAGCTATCCAGCCGTTCGGAGGCGCAGCGGCGCGCGGTACTCAACAACCGGAGTCGGACGAGTCGCTCGAAGAGCACGCGGTTGCAGAGGCGGCGGAGCGAGGTGGTGGAGCGAACGTTCGCGCACGTGTGCGAGACGGGCGGGGGGCGTCGGAGCCATCTGCGTGGGCTGGTGAACGCGACGAAGCGGTACCTGCTGGCGGTGGCGGCTCACAACCTGGGCCGGATCTTGCGGACGTTGACCGGGATTGGCAAGCCGCGGTCGTTGCAGGGGGTAGGTGGAGCGTTGTTGCGCCGCGGATGGCGACGGTGGTGCCGAGGAGCGGGTTGGGGGCGAGATTGGGCCCGCGGATCCGGTCACGGGCGGATCCGTCACGCCGCCTGA